DNA from Mucilaginibacter mallensis:
AATAGTTCAGCATTAATAAAATTATCTATTTGCGGCTGATGATCATAAGCACTTACCGTGCGTATAGCATTTATAGATCCCTTACCACAAACGCCGCAGCTTGACGTTGTATAAAAATTGCGTTCGGTATTGCGCAGGTTAGGTATAGTTTCTTCACTTAATGTTACCTGTATTACATTTTCCTTATTCTCAGCGCAGGCTATAAAGCAATGATCTATTTTGGCGATATCTTCCTGTTTTTGGATAATACCCTCTGTAAACAGAAAACCTAAAGCCAGTTCGGCATCGTGGCCGGGTGTACGCATAGTAACGGAGATATTTTGTACCTGGCGATTTTCTTTAGTACCATGTTCCAGCCTTATCTCCAAAGGTTCTTCAATGGCAAGCGCATCTAATGCTTCTGTGCTTACAACGCGACTTACCTTAGTAATCGGCAAATGTGTGATTGAACTGGCTGGCATATATCAAATATACAACTCATATAAGCTTATTGTTCTGCTTTTAACGCATAAAAAATGCGATATTTGTTTAATTTTAAACAAACGGTGCTCAAGTTTGTCAACATCAAATAAACAAAGCAAATGAACATCAACGTACTGGCATTTGGGATAGCAAAGGATATATTCGGGGGCTCAACTGTTAGGTTGGAATTGGCCAATGATGCCACTGTATATAATTTAAAATATTCTCTCGAAAATCAATACCCGCGACTGAAACAGCTGGCATCATATATGATAGCAGTTAATAATGAGTATGCTCTTTTGGGTGATACGATACACGAGAGCGATGAAATTGCTGTAATACCGCCGGTGAGCGGAGGGTGATAAACTATTTATAGAAACCTTGCAAACTCAAATTCAAATATCATCCGAGCCGCTTAACATCCAATCATGTATTGATTGGGTGATGCTGCCTGAATCCGGCGGAATAGACGTATTTATCGGCACAGTGCGTAATGCAACCAAGGGCAAAGCCGTGATACGATTAGAGTTTGAGGCTTATGAAAAAATGGCCATCACTGAAATGGAAAAGATAGCTGCAGAAGCTATCAGCAAATGGCCCATACAAAGGTTATTGATCCATCACCGAACCGGAACTTTAGCAGTTGGCGAAGTACCTGTTATCATAGCCGTATCAACAGCACATCGCGCCGCAGCATTTGAAGCCTGTCGTTACGTTATTGACACGCTGAAACAAACCGTACCTATCTGGAAAAAAGAGATTTTTGAGGATGGTGAGGTTTGGGTTGCAGCACATCCGTAAGAACCATGATTAAACGGATTTATTGATTCAGAAACCAATTTTGTAAGCCACCCTCCAACGAATAAATCTTCGCATCCGGGAATTTCTGTTTGATGGCCTTTACCACCTCACCGCTGCGTTTGCCAGATGAGCAGTATAGCACTTTGGGTTTTCCGCTGGTTAAGTAATCCCGGTTATCTTCTACCTCATCTGCTTCCATGTGTATGCCGCCAATGTCAATAACATCGCGTTCCTGGTCGGTGCGTACATCAACCAGTTCTATGGTATCATCTAGTAGACCTCTTCTTACCTCAATTACCGACATAGTAGGAATAATAATAGTGCCTGTTAATCCTGTAATATTTGTTTTGCTTGCATAGCCTATCTTAATTATCCGGCTTTGCATGCTATGTGCATCGAAGATCAACACCCTGCCCGCCAGCAGATCGCCGGCTTTGGTAATGTATTTAATTACCTCATTAGCCTGCATACAGCCAATTATACCGGCCAGGGTAGGTATTACACCTCCTTCGGCACAATTAGGGATCTGAGCGGCATTTACTTGGGGAAACAGGTCGCGATAGTTAGACGATGGCACACCACAGGAATTTCTCACGTTCCAGATAGCTACCTGCCCCTCAAACTGGTAAATAGCACCGTAAACAATCGGCTTATCACTCAAAACACAGGCATCATTAAGCAGGTAACGGGTTTCAAAATTATCGGTGCAGTCAACCACGATATCATATGGAGCGATGAGATCCATCACATTATCCGAAGTAATCTTAATATCATGTGCTATTAATTTAATTCCCGGATTTTGTTTTTGCAGGATATCAGCTGCTATTACCGCTTTTTTTAACCCCGCATCAGCAGGTGTATATAGTATCTGGCGATGCAGGTTGGTTAATGAAACAGCATCATAATCGGCTATGCCTAAAGTCCCAACACCTACGCCCGCTAAATACTGCGCTGCAGGGCAACCCAGTCCGCCTGCACCAACCACCAGCACCCTTGCCTTTTGCAAAAGCTCTTGTGTAGCTTCACCAAAACCGGGTAAAGCCATTTGGCAGCTATAACGTGTAAAGTCTTCGGTAATCATGCTGTCGCGATTTTTTGGTGAAGTACTTTCTTAATTTTTTCCAGATCTTCCGGTGTATTAACATTGGTCAAAGCTCCTGGATTAGGAACATGTAATAGTCTGGGTTCTGCATTTATCAAAACCTTGCGCGGGCATGAATAGCCTTGCGCCAAAAACGACAACAGTACCGGGTAGCTCTTCGGTTCCCATATGGTGATCAAAGGCTCAGGAAATTCACTCGTTTCGCTATGAAATGCCGTGGCTATAGCCGACGTGTCGCGATTAGCGACTAAATAATTCAGCGTATCTGTATCCAGCAAAGGCAGATCACAAGCTACAACCAACCATGCGCTATCTGGTTTTTCACGAAATGCTGATAAAATACCGCTATACGGGCCTAAATTAAGGAAAGTATCTGTGATAGATGAATAACTTACATCAACATCCTGTTTGTCGGAATTACGGGAAATATAAACTTCATTACATAGTGGTTTTAGCATATCAGCCATATGATAGCGCTGCTCTTTTTCATACCACTTAACTGCACCTTTATCAAAACCCATACGCATACTTTTCCCACCTGCCAATACCAGACCGTTTAAACCCGGCTTTGCCTGTTGCATTTTATCAGCAAAAAAGCCGATAATCTTTTCGGTATCACCTAAAGCATAAAGCGGGATCTGCTGCCAGTTGGGTATAGCTTCTTTTACAAAATCGAAAATATCATTAACATTATCAGCTAATAAAATCAATTGCACATCAGTTAATTGCTCAATCCTTTTCTGTAACGATGCTTCTTTATTAAGATCGATAATAACCACCTGCGCCTTTGCCTGCTGATGATTACCATTGATCAACACCAAATCAGCTTCAGCAAATAATTGTCTTTGTTTAAACGGGGTAACAAGTGCATTATAATTGAATTGTTGATAATTCAACTGATCGGTATATTCCAGAATGGCACCACTTGCTAAACGGCCAGGCGATAAAACCTCATCATCATTATGCGAGGTATCAGCATAAGCACATTTGTATTTAGGCGATAAAGCCTGAATAATATTATCAGCTAATACCTTTATAGTTGTACATGGCGCACCAATAATAGCCCACTCATTACGCCCAAAGTTTCCATTTAATGGCCGTGCGAGATCCGCATGTTTTCTATGACCTTTTGAAATCACGTTTACCTCCTGTTTTTGCTATCAGTTTGGTTTCCTTAATTACTATATCATGGCTCAGGGCCTTACACATATCATAAATTGTTAAAGCTGCAATTGATGCACCTACCAAGGCTTCCATCTCCACCCCTGTTTTAGCTGTGATAGTTGCGGTACAATTAATAACAACATCGTTATCATCATTTAGTTGGATATCAATTTTACAATTATCTAAACCCAGTGGGTGGCAGAGCGGTATCAGATCGCCGGTTTTTTTTGCCGCCATGATGCCTGCGATAACAGCTGTTTGAAATACCGAGCCTTTTTTAGTTTTAAGATCTCCATTCTCCAGCTGAGCTAAAACCTCATCAGGTAATGAAACTATGCTTTGAGCTGTAGCAGTACGTTGTGAAATAACTTTCCCGCTAACGTCTACCATAGTAGCGCGCCCTTGTTCATCCAGATGGGTTAAAATTTTCTCGCTCATATTAAAATAAACCTTTAAACATCCACACCTCGTAAATTTCACCTTTTGCAAAATGATTTTTCTCTAAAGGCAGTTCCATAAAAGCATTGGTATCAGCTAAGTTAGCAAAATCACCTGACCCATTCCCTTCAATGGGTATAGCCGTTAATTGTCCGCTTTCGTTTACCTGCAGATGTACCTGTAAAAAATATTTCAACGATGGTAGAAAGTTAAAATCTCTATCCAACACGGCATATACGGGAACTTGTGGCTTTAAACCAAGTGTTGCCTGTAGCCAGGTTAGAAAATACCGATGCAGGCACATAAAAGTAGCTACCGGATTGCCCGGGAAGGCAAATACCACTACCCCATTTTCATGCTTACCAAACCAGAGTGGCTTACCAGGCCTTTGCTCTACCTTATGAAAAAGTTGCTGAACATTTAATTCTTCCAGCGCCTTGGGGATATAATCAAACTTACCCATGGATATACCGCCGCTAAGCAATATCACATCATAATTAAGCAAACATTGCTGAATGAGCTTTTTTGTGATCTCCGGATCATCCGGAATATGCAGCATAGCAGCTTCAATACCATGCTGTTGTAAAACAGCTTTTACAGTGTAATTATTTGATCTCCTGATCTGGTAAACTAATGGTGTTTGCTCAACCTCAACCAATTCATCGCCGGAGGAAATAACTACAACTCTGGGTAATTTCTTTACCCTTAATTCAGTTTCCCCAACCGATGCAACCAGACTAATTATTGCCGGGGATATGATCTGCCCGGATTTAGCAACAATTTCATGCTGCTTCTTATCGCGACCCTGAAAATGTATGTTCTGGCCTTTCTTTATGTGGTTATGGCTAACCAAAACACTAGCTAAACCAGCCCTTATCTCCAGATCCTCATACCTTATCACCGTATCAACTGATGATGGTAATGCCGCGCCGGTCATAATCTCAATACAATGATCTGCCTCATGCACCTCTGCCGGAGGGTCGCCTGCTGCTTGTGTCGCTTTAATATGAAAGGAGCTAACCCCATTTTCAATAGCATTATAATTAACCGCTACCCCATCCATGGTAACGCGGTTAAACGGCGGCAGATCACGATCTGCTTTAATATTTTCGGCTAATACCCTGCCTAAAGTAAGCTCAAATGACATAATCTCTACACCATAATCTCTTAGCTCTGCCTGTATTATTTTTTCGGCTTCTTCTACGGTTATCATGTGTTATTATTTTTTATCCGCCAATTGTGGCCATTGATTCATGTATACCTGTGCTCACTAAGCTTTCTGCTTCCCATCCATCCTTCACCCTGTTATTAAACGCATTTAACAGGCTTTCTTTTATATCTTCATCACTTTTTCCTTCCCGTATTAAATCTTTCACATTTAAAACGCCATTATCATACAGGCAATTTTTTAATGTGCCCTGTGGTGTGATACGAATCCGGTTACAAGTACCGCAAAAAGTACGGGAGTAAGCCGCAATTATCCCCACACTCCCCATATGCCCCGGTATATGATAATTATACGCAGTAGAGTATGCAGGGTCCTC
Protein-coding regions in this window:
- the fdhD gene encoding formate dehydrogenase accessory sulfurtransferase FdhD, which produces MPASSITHLPITKVSRVVSTEALDALAIEEPLEIRLEHGTKENRQVQNISVTMRTPGHDAELALGFLFTEGIIQKQEDIAKIDHCFIACAENKENVIQVTLSEETIPNLRNTERNFYTTSSCGVCGKGSINAIRTVSAYDHQPQIDNFINAELLHQLPAILSRHQKVFADTGGLHASALFTSTGELLLVREDVGRHNALDKLIGAALNENWLPLNKHILLLSGRASFELVQKAAMAGITIIAAVGAPSSLAVQLAEEFNITLIGFLRNERFNIYTTAHRILITEHETTH
- a CDS encoding MoaD/ThiS family protein, with translation MNINVLAFGIAKDIFGGSTVRLELANDATVYNLKYSLENQYPRLKQLASYMIAVNNEYALLGDTIHESDEIAVIPPVSGG
- a CDS encoding molybdenum cofactor biosynthesis protein MoaE; translation: MQTQIQISSEPLNIQSCIDWVMLPESGGIDVFIGTVRNATKGKAVIRLEFEAYEKMAITEMEKIAAEAISKWPIQRLLIHHRTGTLAVGEVPVIIAVSTAHRAAAFEACRYVIDTLKQTVPIWKKEIFEDGEVWVAAHP
- a CDS encoding HesA/MoeB/ThiF family protein produces the protein MITEDFTRYSCQMALPGFGEATQELLQKARVLVVGAGGLGCPAAQYLAGVGVGTLGIADYDAVSLTNLHRQILYTPADAGLKKAVIAADILQKQNPGIKLIAHDIKITSDNVMDLIAPYDIVVDCTDNFETRYLLNDACVLSDKPIVYGAIYQFEGQVAIWNVRNSCGVPSSNYRDLFPQVNAAQIPNCAEGGVIPTLAGIIGCMQANEVIKYITKAGDLLAGRVLIFDAHSMQSRIIKIGYASKTNITGLTGTIIIPTMSVIEVRRGLLDDTIELVDVRTDQERDVIDIGGIHMEADEVEDNRDYLTSGKPKVLYCSSGKRSGEVVKAIKQKFPDAKIYSLEGGLQNWFLNQ
- a CDS encoding NTP transferase domain-containing protein, giving the protein MISKGHRKHADLARPLNGNFGRNEWAIIGAPCTTIKVLADNIIQALSPKYKCAYADTSHNDDEVLSPGRLASGAILEYTDQLNYQQFNYNALVTPFKQRQLFAEADLVLINGNHQQAKAQVVIIDLNKEASLQKRIEQLTDVQLILLADNVNDIFDFVKEAIPNWQQIPLYALGDTEKIIGFFADKMQQAKPGLNGLVLAGGKSMRMGFDKGAVKWYEKEQRYHMADMLKPLCNEVYISRNSDKQDVDVSYSSITDTFLNLGPYSGILSAFREKPDSAWLVVACDLPLLDTDTLNYLVANRDTSAIATAFHSETSEFPEPLITIWEPKSYPVLLSFLAQGYSCPRKVLINAEPRLLHVPNPGALTNVNTPEDLEKIKKVLHQKIATA
- the moaC gene encoding cyclic pyranopterin monophosphate synthase MoaC produces the protein MSEKILTHLDEQGRATMVDVSGKVISQRTATAQSIVSLPDEVLAQLENGDLKTKKGSVFQTAVIAGIMAAKKTGDLIPLCHPLGLDNCKIDIQLNDDNDVVINCTATITAKTGVEMEALVGASIAALTIYDMCKALSHDIVIKETKLIAKTGGKRDFKRS
- a CDS encoding molybdopterin molybdotransferase MoeA — its product is MITVEEAEKIIQAELRDYGVEIMSFELTLGRVLAENIKADRDLPPFNRVTMDGVAVNYNAIENGVSSFHIKATQAAGDPPAEVHEADHCIEIMTGAALPSSVDTVIRYEDLEIRAGLASVLVSHNHIKKGQNIHFQGRDKKQHEIVAKSGQIISPAIISLVASVGETELRVKKLPRVVVISSGDELVEVEQTPLVYQIRRSNNYTVKAVLQQHGIEAAMLHIPDDPEITKKLIQQCLLNYDVILLSGGISMGKFDYIPKALEELNVQQLFHKVEQRPGKPLWFGKHENGVVVFAFPGNPVATFMCLHRYFLTWLQATLGLKPQVPVYAVLDRDFNFLPSLKYFLQVHLQVNESGQLTAIPIEGNGSGDFANLADTNAFMELPLEKNHFAKGEIYEVWMFKGLF